The segment CATTGAAGAAATCGTGACAGGACAAAAAAATCTTCCACCAAACGTGGATTTCTATTCTGCTTCTGTTTACCATTCTTTAAATATCGAACATGATTTGTTTACGCCGATCTTCGCTGTTTCACGCACATCCGGCTGGTTGGCGCACATTCTTGAGCAATATGCAGACAACCGTTTAATCCGCCCACGTGCTGAATACATCGGACCTGGTATGCAAACATACGTATCAATTGAAGAAAGATAATTAAGAAAAGCGGAAGCGGCCGTTAAGCTCCGACAGGCTTAAGACCCGAGGAGTTGGCCGCTGAAGTCTAGACAAGAAAAGTGGAAGCGCCTGTTTAGTCCCTGAAGGCTTTAAACCTCGAGGGATTAGGCGCTGCACGCATCAATCAAATAAACACCATAGGGCTAGCACATTGTGCAGCCCTATGAATTTGACCACAGGAGGCTATTACAAATGACTAACGGTGAAAAAATCTCAGTTGAAAATGGCGTATTAAACGTCCCAAACCAAGCAGTAATTCCTTTCATTATCGGTGACGGAACTGGTCCTGATATCTGGAATGCGGCATCACGCGTTCTTGAAGAAGCTGTCAACAAAGCTTATAACGGTGAAAAAGCAATCGTTTGGAAAGAAGTTCTTGCAGGGCAAAAAGCATTCGACGAAACAGGAGAATGGCTTCCACAGGAAACTCTTGATGTTATCAACGAATACTTGATCGCTATCAAAGGGCCTCTTACTACTCCAATCGGCGGCGGTATCCGTTCATTGAACGTAGCACTTCGCCAAGAGCTTGACCTTTACACTTGCTTGCGTCCTGTCCGTTACTTCGAAGGCGTACCTTCACCGGTTAAACGCCCAGAAGACACTGACATGGTGATTTTCCGTGAAAACACTGAAGATATCTATGCAGGCATCGAATATGCAAACGGTTCAGACGAAGTGAAAAAATTGATTGCTTTCCTTACTGACGAAATGGGCGTTAAAAACATCCGTTTCCCTGAATCATCAGGCATCGGCATCAAGCCGATCTCAGAAGAAGGAACAAAACGCCTTGTGCGCTCTGCGATCAACTACGCAATTTCTGAAGGCCGCGAGTCATTGACTTTGGTCCACAAAGGGAACATCATGAAATTCACTGAAGGAGCTTTCAAAAACTGGGGCTACGAAGTGGCTGAGCAAGAATTCGGCGATAAAGTATTTACTTGGAACCAATACGATGCGATTAAAGAAGAGCAAGGAACTGATGCTGCAAACAAAGCACAGGAAGAAGCTCTTGCTTCAGGAAAAATTCTTGTTAAAGATTCAATCGCTGATATCTTCCTTCAGCAAATCCTTACACGCCCAAGCGAGTTCGATGTTGTTGCAACAATGAACTTGAACGGAGATTACATCTCTGACGCTTTGGCTGCTCAAGTAGGCGGAATTGGTATCGCACCTGGTGCGAACATCAACTACGATACTGGACATGCGATTTTTGAAGCAACTCATGGTACAGCACCTAAATACGCTGGCCAAGATAAAGTAAACCCTTCTTCTGTTATTCTTTCAGGCGTATTAATGCTTGAACACCTTGGATGGGGCGAAGCTGCTAAATTGATCACGAATTCAATGGAGAAAACAATTGCTTCTAAAGTTGTGACTTACGACTTTGCACGTCTAATGGACGGCGCTAAAGAAGTGAAATGCTCTGAGTTCGCTGACGAATTAATTAAAAACTTGTAAGATAAGAGAGGGGGCAACCCCTCTTTTTTTTCATATAAATTAAAATTTTAACTATTCAGCTTATTTTTCAATGTCTATACTCCAGCGCCTAGCCCCTCGAGGTCGCTTCAGTCTTGAATCCATGGCTGAAAAGCGCCATGGCTTTCAAGCTTGAAAGCAGCTTGTCGGGGCTTGACAGGCGCTTGCGCTTTTCTTATTCAAAATCGAATCCAGAGGAGAGTTTTTATGACATTCAAACGTAAAAAGATTTCTGTAATCGGTTCGGGTTTTACTGGTGCGACCGCTGCATTCTTATTGGCTCAAAAAGAACTAGGCGATGTGGTGCTGGTCGATATCCCGCAAATGGAGAATCCGGCTAAAGGCAAGGCGCTTGATATGGCGGAAGCAGGTCCTGTCCAGGGATTCGATGCCCATATTTCAGGAACTGCCAGTTATGAGGATACAAAAGAATCTGATTTGGTCATCATTACTGCGGGCATCGCCAGAAAACCCGGAATGAGCCGTGATGACCTTGTCCAAACCAACCAGAAAATCATGAAATCTGTTACTGCTGAAATTGTAAAACATTCACCAAACACCACAATCATCGTTTTGACCAATCCGGTTGATGCCATGACTTATACTGTATTCCAGGAATCCGGCTTGCCAAAAGAGCGCGTCATCGGCCAGTCAGGGGTCCTGGATTCTGCACGCTTCCGTACATTTGTGGCGGAGGAGCTGAATGTTTCGGTAAAAGATGTCACTGGATTTGTTCTGGGTGGACATGGAGACGATATGGTGCCTTTGGTGCGTTATTCTTATGCAGGCGGTATTCCTTTAGAGACCCTTCTGCCAAAAGAACGGCTGGAAGAAATCGTTGCTCGCACGCGCAAAGGCGGAGCGGAAATCGTCAACTTGCTAGGCACTGGCTCAGCTTATTACGCACCAGCCGCTTCATTGGTGGAAATGGCAGAAGCCATTATTAAAGACCAGCGCCGTATATTACCCGCCATTGCCTATTTGGAAGGTGAATACGGCATGGAAGGCATTTACCTGGGCGTCCCGACGATTCTTGGAGCCGGTGGAATTGAAAAAATCATCGAGATTGATTTGAATGGCGAAGAGAAAGCGTTATTGGATAAATCAGCCGAATCTGTTAAGGCCGTTATGAAAGTGCTAACTTAATGACAGGACAATCGAGCAGGAGTAATTCTGCTCGATTTTTTGTTTTCAAGTACAGTTCCATGGAAAGTTTCCATGCACTTGCATTTTTATTATGGGCAGTTTCAGCGGGACTAATCGCAAAAGGCTAAACAACTGTTGCAGCAAAGCTTTTTAGCACTTATTGCAATTGAGCGGGTGCTTGCACTTTTATGACATTAATTGATACTATAAGAGTATCAAGATTTAGGAGGGAAACTTATTGTTGCTTGGAAAGAAGCGTAAACTAGGCCGGAAAGTCGAAGCTATGAATGTCGGTGAAAAGTTGAAGCTGACAGAGAAAATTGAAGACAAAGATCTTCTGCTTTATCTGGGTTTGACAAATGACGGAAACCCGCTGTATATTCAGCACGACTTCGCTTCACAAACCGTTTTTGAAAAGCCTGTTGTGCCTAATATTATGTTGACCGGCATTATCACTTCTGCCATTTCCAAATATTTGCCTGGTCCTGGGTCTTACATTAATGAACAACGCTTGAAGTTCAAGCAGCCTGTTTTTCATTACTCAACAATTGAGTTTTTGTTGGAAGTTACTGATGTGGATGTGAAAGACAACGAAGTCACCATTCGCATCGAAGCAACCAATGAAGAAGGAAATCTTGTAGTGGAAGGCACCGTTTTGGTCAATCCGCCGCAAATCATCAACCAGCTGACCACTCAAGCGATGGATAATTTCTAAAGCGGTTTGAAATGGGGGTTTCAAACTGAATGTGGAGGATGTTAAATGCTGAAGAAAATATTAATCATTGAAGATGAACACTCAATTGCTACTTTGTTATCGTATAATCTGGTCCAGGCAGGCTATGAAACCATGGTTGCCAACGACGGAAAAGAAGGGTTTGAATTGGCGATGAATGAAAATCCAGCGCTGATTCTGCTTGATTTAATGCTGCCTTCAATGGATGGAGTCGAAGTGTGCAAATCTTTGCGGCAACAAAAAGTCAATACACCGATCATCATGCTGACAGCAAAAGATGATGAGTTTGATAAAGTATTAGGCCTTGAATTAGGGGCGGACGACTATATGACGAAACCGTTTAGTCCGCGTGAAGTAGTAGCGCGTGTCAAAGCGGTCCTTAGACGTGCAGATCAGTCTGCTGCACAGTCCGGCAATCCATCAGCTGCACTAGCATTCGGTGGTTTAAAAGTGTTTCCTGAACAATTTGAAGTTTATTTGAATGAAGAGCAAATTGAATTCACTCCGAAAGAATTTGAACTTCTTGTGTATTTGATGGAAAATAAAAATCGTGTTTTGACACGGGATCAGCTGCTTAGCGCTGTGTGGAAATACGATTTTGCTGGCGATACTCGCATAGTAGATGTACATATCAGCCACTTGAGAGAAAAAATAGAAGAAAACAGCCGGAAACCGGTCTTCATTAAAACGATTAGAGGGCTTGGTTATAAATTCGAGGAGCCGAAAGCAGGATGAAATCATTTAGGCATCGATTGCTGACGACAATTCTGATTTGGATCGGTGTGCTGTTAGCTGG is part of the Planococcus shenhongbingii genome and harbors:
- the icd gene encoding NADP-dependent isocitrate dehydrogenase, with the translated sequence MTNGEKISVENGVLNVPNQAVIPFIIGDGTGPDIWNAASRVLEEAVNKAYNGEKAIVWKEVLAGQKAFDETGEWLPQETLDVINEYLIAIKGPLTTPIGGGIRSLNVALRQELDLYTCLRPVRYFEGVPSPVKRPEDTDMVIFRENTEDIYAGIEYANGSDEVKKLIAFLTDEMGVKNIRFPESSGIGIKPISEEGTKRLVRSAINYAISEGRESLTLVHKGNIMKFTEGAFKNWGYEVAEQEFGDKVFTWNQYDAIKEEQGTDAANKAQEEALASGKILVKDSIADIFLQQILTRPSEFDVVATMNLNGDYISDALAAQVGGIGIAPGANINYDTGHAIFEATHGTAPKYAGQDKVNPSSVILSGVLMLEHLGWGEAAKLITNSMEKTIASKVVTYDFARLMDGAKEVKCSEFADELIKNL
- the mdh gene encoding malate dehydrogenase; amino-acid sequence: MTFKRKKISVIGSGFTGATAAFLLAQKELGDVVLVDIPQMENPAKGKALDMAEAGPVQGFDAHISGTASYEDTKESDLVIITAGIARKPGMSRDDLVQTNQKIMKSVTAEIVKHSPNTTIIVLTNPVDAMTYTVFQESGLPKERVIGQSGVLDSARFRTFVAEELNVSVKDVTGFVLGGHGDDMVPLVRYSYAGGIPLETLLPKERLEEIVARTRKGGAEIVNLLGTGSAYYAPAASLVEMAEAIIKDQRRILPAIAYLEGEYGMEGIYLGVPTILGAGGIEKIIEIDLNGEEKALLDKSAESVKAVMKVLT
- a CDS encoding MaoC/PaaZ C-terminal domain-containing protein, with protein sequence MLLGKKRKLGRKVEAMNVGEKLKLTEKIEDKDLLLYLGLTNDGNPLYIQHDFASQTVFEKPVVPNIMLTGIITSAISKYLPGPGSYINEQRLKFKQPVFHYSTIEFLLEVTDVDVKDNEVTIRIEATNEEGNLVVEGTVLVNPPQIINQLTTQAMDNF
- a CDS encoding response regulator transcription factor: MLKKILIIEDEHSIATLLSYNLVQAGYETMVANDGKEGFELAMNENPALILLDLMLPSMDGVEVCKSLRQQKVNTPIIMLTAKDDEFDKVLGLELGADDYMTKPFSPREVVARVKAVLRRADQSAAQSGNPSAALAFGGLKVFPEQFEVYLNEEQIEFTPKEFELLVYLMENKNRVLTRDQLLSAVWKYDFAGDTRIVDVHISHLREKIEENSRKPVFIKTIRGLGYKFEEPKAG